The Bacillus vallismortis genome window below encodes:
- a CDS encoding carbohydrate ABC transporter permease codes for MSDIARDVHVKQVKPKKQSSLWCMYIPALLSVLVFMIYPFVKGALITFTNWNGFSQIYQWVGFAQYERLFSDPDTWHILKNTLLYGLGSTFFQNVVGLLYALLLNQSIKMKAITRTIVYLPVMISPLIMGYIWYFFFSYDGGALNDLLGVFGIGPINALASPSLNPWLIVMINTYQYVGIAMVVYLAGLQSIPKDYYEAAQMDGAKQGQQFFTITLPLLMPSITINMVINIIGGLKLFDIIIALTAGGPGNASQSMSTFMYDLYFKRQDAGYAATQGIFMAFVILIISFCALAYFKRKETEMS; via the coding sequence AGTCCTCACTTTGGTGTATGTACATTCCTGCTTTGCTCTCCGTTCTAGTCTTTATGATTTATCCATTTGTGAAAGGCGCATTGATCACCTTTACAAACTGGAACGGCTTTTCACAAATCTACCAATGGGTGGGATTCGCGCAATATGAAAGGCTGTTTTCTGATCCCGATACTTGGCACATCTTAAAAAACACGCTGCTTTACGGGCTCGGCAGTACCTTTTTTCAAAATGTGGTCGGACTCCTGTACGCCCTGCTCTTGAATCAAAGCATCAAAATGAAAGCGATAACAAGAACAATTGTCTATTTGCCGGTCATGATCAGCCCGCTCATCATGGGCTATATTTGGTACTTTTTCTTCTCCTACGACGGAGGCGCGCTCAACGATTTGCTCGGTGTATTTGGCATCGGCCCGATCAATGCACTCGCCAGTCCGTCGCTCAATCCGTGGCTCATTGTCATGATAAACACGTATCAATATGTCGGGATTGCTATGGTTGTCTACTTAGCCGGCCTGCAAAGCATTCCGAAAGACTACTATGAAGCTGCGCAAATGGATGGCGCGAAACAAGGCCAGCAGTTTTTCACGATCACGCTGCCGCTGTTAATGCCCTCGATCACGATTAATATGGTCATCAACATTATCGGAGGCTTAAAGCTGTTTGATATCATTATCGCGCTCACCGCGGGCGGTCCCGGAAATGCGTCACAATCCATGTCTACGTTTATGTATGATTTGTATTTCAAACGGCAGGATGCCGGCTATGCCGCAACGCAAGGCATATTTATGGCATTTGTCATTTTGATCATCAGCTTTTGCGCGCTTGCGTACTTTAAAAGAAAGGAGACGGAAATGTCATGA
- a CDS encoding carbohydrate ABC transporter permease codes for MKAARSKKLRIVTLFATIVACAHFIPFYILLTTSLKAKGDYSSKWQFPADISFHNFSEAWERASLGNSFINTIIITGFSALLLIIFGSLAAYPLARRETKLNKAVFALLISIMIIPPLTSMVPLYRMVVDAGMVNTHAIAILINTAAYMPLTVFLYSGFIRSTIPKELEEAARIDGAGMLKIFFTIVFPLLKPITATICIISCVFIWNDYQFAIFFLQDQKVQTLTVAMAGFFGENANNLHLVAAAALMAMLPMVILFLALQKYFIAGLSSGAVKG; via the coding sequence ATGAAAGCCGCCCGTTCAAAAAAACTGCGGATCGTTACGCTTTTTGCCACTATTGTAGCCTGTGCGCATTTTATTCCATTTTACATCCTGCTGACCACTTCATTGAAAGCAAAAGGAGACTACAGTTCGAAATGGCAGTTTCCAGCCGACATCTCCTTTCACAATTTTTCAGAAGCATGGGAGCGTGCTTCATTAGGAAATTCATTTATAAACACCATCATCATCACAGGTTTTTCTGCCTTGTTATTGATCATATTCGGCTCTCTTGCCGCGTACCCTCTTGCCCGGCGGGAAACGAAGCTGAATAAAGCCGTTTTTGCCTTGCTGATTTCCATTATGATCATTCCTCCGTTAACATCCATGGTCCCCTTGTACAGAATGGTTGTGGACGCCGGCATGGTTAATACACACGCCATCGCCATTTTGATCAATACAGCGGCTTATATGCCGTTAACCGTATTCTTGTATTCAGGCTTTATCCGTTCGACCATTCCAAAAGAGCTTGAAGAAGCCGCACGAATAGACGGTGCAGGCATGCTGAAAATCTTTTTTACGATCGTGTTTCCTCTGCTGAAACCGATCACTGCGACCATCTGTATTATTTCTTGTGTCTTCATATGGAACGACTATCAATTTGCGATTTTCTTTTTACAAGATCAAAAGGTTCAGACATTAACAGTGGCCATGGCAGGGTTTTTCGGAGAAAACGCCAACAATCTGCATTTAGTTGCCGCAGCCGCGCTTATGGCAATGCTGCCGATGGTTATTCTGTTTTTGGCGCTGCAAAAATACTTTATTGCCGGCCTGTCATCCGGAGCGGTAAAGGGATAA
- the melA gene encoding alpha-galactosidase MelA encodes MKKITFIGAGSTIFAKNVLGDCLLTEALNGFEFALYDIDPKRLQESQLMLENLRDRYNPSVAINSYDDRKLALQNASYVINAIQVGGYKPSTVIDFEIPKRYGLRQTIADTVGIGGIFRSLRTIPVLFDIAKDMEDMCPDAWFLNYTNPMASLTGTMLRYTSIKTIGLCHSVQVCTKDLFKSLGMEHGGIEERIAGINHMAWLLEVKKDGVDLYPEIKRRAKEKQKTKHHDMVRFELMDKFGYYVTESSEHNAEYHPYFIKRNYPELISELQIPLDEYPRRCVKQIQNWEKMRDEIVNNKNLTHERSKEYGSRIIEAMETNEPFTFGGNVLNTGLITNLPSKAVVEVTCVADRKKITPCFAGELPEQLAALNRTNINTQLMTIEAAVTLKKEAVYQAAMLDPHTSAELSMTDIISMCDDLFTAHGDWLPEYK; translated from the coding sequence ATGAAAAAGATTACATTTATCGGTGCAGGTAGCACCATTTTCGCCAAAAATGTTTTGGGAGACTGCTTGTTAACAGAAGCGCTGAATGGATTTGAATTCGCCCTTTACGACATTGATCCGAAACGCCTGCAGGAATCCCAGCTGATGCTTGAAAATCTGAGAGACCGTTATAACCCGAGTGTGGCCATCAATAGCTATGATGATAGAAAACTCGCCTTACAGAACGCAAGCTATGTCATCAATGCCATTCAGGTTGGAGGATATAAACCGAGCACAGTCATAGATTTCGAGATTCCTAAACGGTACGGGTTGCGCCAGACGATTGCCGACACAGTCGGCATCGGCGGGATCTTCAGATCACTCAGAACCATCCCGGTCTTATTTGATATCGCAAAAGATATGGAGGACATGTGCCCGGATGCGTGGTTTTTAAATTATACAAATCCGATGGCCTCTCTTACAGGCACCATGCTTCGCTATACTAGTATCAAAACAATCGGGCTCTGCCACAGTGTCCAAGTGTGCACGAAGGATTTATTCAAATCTCTTGGAATGGAGCATGGCGGAATCGAGGAGCGCATCGCGGGCATCAACCATATGGCTTGGCTTTTGGAAGTCAAAAAAGACGGCGTAGATCTATATCCAGAAATCAAAAGGAGAGCAAAAGAAAAACAAAAAACAAAACATCATGATATGGTGCGGTTTGAATTGATGGATAAGTTCGGCTATTATGTCACGGAATCGTCCGAACACAACGCAGAATACCATCCATACTTTATTAAACGGAACTATCCCGAGCTGATCAGCGAGCTGCAAATCCCGCTCGATGAATATCCAAGAAGATGCGTCAAACAGATTCAAAATTGGGAGAAAATGCGGGATGAAATCGTCAATAATAAAAACCTTACGCACGAACGCTCAAAGGAATATGGTTCAAGAATTATAGAAGCAATGGAAACAAACGAGCCGTTCACCTTCGGGGGAAACGTCTTGAATACAGGGCTGATCACCAATCTTCCTTCAAAAGCGGTTGTGGAAGTGACATGCGTCGCCGACAGAAAAAAAATTACCCCGTGCTTCGCCGGAGAACTGCCTGAGCAGCTTGCGGCCTTAAACCGGACGAATATTAATACACAGCTGATGACAATTGAAGCCGCTGTCACATTGAAAAAAGAAGCGGTTTACCAAGCCGCAATGCTTGATCCGCATACAAGCGCGGAACTTTCCATGACTGACATCATCTCCATGTGTGACGATTTATTCACAGCACACGGCGATTGGCTGCCGGAATACAAATAA
- a CDS encoding DUF4257 domain-containing protein, whose product MKMLHQVLIACVIGGIMGILGHVKKRGRLEKPRMTKRFIYLGFLEDWFIGMTASILLVLSADPDSGIQLVILSIISGYGGEAVLRSFDFVREMNSGGEPAESKRQTKTPPE is encoded by the coding sequence ATGAAGATGCTGCATCAGGTACTCATTGCTTGTGTAATTGGAGGAATCATGGGGATTCTCGGTCATGTGAAAAAGAGAGGCAGACTGGAGAAACCCAGAATGACGAAGCGGTTTATCTACCTTGGATTTTTGGAAGATTGGTTTATCGGAATGACAGCTTCCATTTTACTTGTATTATCCGCTGACCCCGATTCAGGAATTCAACTTGTCATCTTATCCATTATCTCAGGCTACGGCGGTGAAGCTGTTCTCAGAAGTTTTGACTTTGTGAGAGAAATGAACAGCGGCGGCGAACCGGCCGAGTCCAAACGTCAAACCAAAACTCCACCCGAATAA
- a CDS encoding LMBR1 domain-containing protein, with the protein MEMVLLFLGFLACLISLGYGLYHLVRYVLKKEKCFSKRLFWPLLIGGLVLLVTGAALTDPDAAAANAEKKYSALNAEYKSLTKEHEALEKEYEAASSKAKKLKDNTKDQDKLQQLEKENSDLKKTQKSLKAEMKELQESQKQLKEDTKTVKAENEALQQDKTQLEKQLKETKSQTASSQENAGSSSSNTNKSNETKTAATAEGCNIKGSKSGIYHTPGSTYYDRTTDPAEMFCSVEEAEAAGYRPPKR; encoded by the coding sequence ATGGAAATGGTATTATTATTCTTAGGATTTCTTGCATGTCTCATTTCGCTTGGCTATGGATTATATCATCTTGTCAGATATGTGCTGAAAAAGGAAAAATGTTTCTCTAAGAGACTCTTTTGGCCGCTTTTGATAGGAGGCCTGGTGCTGCTCGTCACCGGAGCAGCATTGACAGACCCAGACGCTGCAGCAGCAAATGCCGAGAAAAAATATTCAGCGCTAAACGCCGAATATAAAAGCCTTACAAAAGAGCATGAAGCACTAGAGAAAGAATATGAAGCAGCCAGTTCTAAAGCAAAGAAGTTGAAGGACAACACAAAAGACCAAGACAAACTACAGCAGCTTGAAAAAGAAAATAGTGATCTAAAAAAGACTCAGAAATCATTAAAAGCAGAAATGAAAGAGCTTCAAGAAAGTCAAAAACAGCTCAAAGAAGATACAAAAACAGTAAAGGCTGAAAATGAAGCACTGCAGCAAGATAAAACACAGCTTGAAAAGCAATTAAAAGAGACGAAAAGCCAAACTGCAAGTTCACAAGAAAACGCTGGAAGTTCTTCTAGCAATACGAATAAAAGTAATGAAACCAAAACAGCTGCCACAGCAGAAGGCTGTAATATAAAAGGCAGCAAAAGCGGCATCTATCACACACCGGGCAGTACATACTATGACCGGACAACCGATCCGGCTGAAATGTTTTGCTCAGTTGAAGAAGCTGAAGCCGCCGGTTACCGGCCGCCAAAACGATAA
- the leuS gene encoding leucine--tRNA ligase encodes MSFQHKEIEKKWQTYWLENKTFATLDHNEKQKFYALDMFPYPSGAGLHVGHPEGYTATDILSRMKRMQGHDVLHPMGWDAFGLPAEQYALDTGNDPAVFTKQNIDNFRRQIQSLGFSYDWDREINTTDPEYYKWTQWIFLKLYEKGLAYVDEVPVNWCPALGTVLANEEVIDGKSERGGHPVERRPMRQWMLKITAYADRLLEDLEELDWPESIKDMQRNWIGRSEGAHVHFAVDGHDESFTVFTTRPDTLFGATYTVLAPEHALVEHITTTEQKEAVEAYIKDIQSKSDLERTDLAKTKTGVFTGAYAINPVNGETLPIWIADYVLASYGTGAVMAVPGHDERDFEFAKTFGLPMKEVVKGGNVEEAAYTGDGEHVNSDFLNGLNKQEAIAKVIAWLEETKNGEKKVTYRLRDWLFSRQRYWGEPIPVIHWEDGTSTAVPEEELPLILPKTDEIKPSGTGESPLANIKEWVEVTDPETGKKGRRETNTMPQWAGSCWYFLRYIDPRNPDQLASPEKLEKWLPVDMYIGGAEHAVLHLLYARFWHKFLYDIGVVPTKEPFQKLYNQGMILGENNEKMSKSKGNVVNPDEIVASHGADTLRLYEMFMGPLDASIAWSESGLDGARRFLDRVWRLFVEESGELNGKIVEGAGETLERVYHETVMKVTDHYEGLRFNTGISQLMVFINEAYKASDLPKEYMEGFVKLLSPIAPHLAEELWEKLGHSGTIAYEAWPVYDETKLVDDEVEIVVQLNGKVKAKLQVPADATKEQLEQLAQADEKVQEQLEGKTIRKIIAVPGKLVNIVAN; translated from the coding sequence TTGAGTTTTCAGCACAAAGAGATAGAAAAGAAATGGCAAACATACTGGCTTGAAAATAAAACATTTGCCACTCTTGATCATAACGAAAAACAAAAATTTTACGCGCTGGACATGTTCCCTTATCCGTCAGGAGCGGGCTTGCACGTCGGCCATCCTGAAGGGTATACAGCCACGGATATCCTGTCTCGAATGAAGCGTATGCAGGGCCACGATGTCCTTCATCCAATGGGCTGGGACGCATTCGGCTTGCCGGCTGAACAATACGCACTTGACACAGGGAACGATCCCGCTGTGTTTACGAAGCAGAATATCGATAATTTCCGCCGCCAAATTCAGTCGCTTGGCTTCTCGTATGACTGGGATCGTGAAATCAATACGACTGACCCTGAATACTATAAATGGACGCAGTGGATTTTCTTAAAGCTATACGAAAAAGGCCTTGCTTACGTTGACGAAGTGCCTGTAAACTGGTGCCCTGCTTTAGGTACGGTTCTTGCCAATGAAGAAGTCATTGACGGCAAGAGCGAACGCGGCGGCCATCCGGTAGAGAGACGCCCGATGAGGCAGTGGATGCTGAAAATCACCGCCTATGCGGACAGGCTTCTCGAAGACTTGGAAGAGCTTGACTGGCCGGAAAGCATTAAAGATATGCAGCGCAACTGGATCGGCCGTTCTGAAGGTGCGCACGTTCATTTTGCTGTAGATGGACATGATGAATCCTTTACGGTATTTACGACAAGACCAGATACGCTGTTTGGCGCTACATACACTGTACTTGCTCCGGAACACGCATTGGTGGAACACATCACAACGACAGAGCAAAAAGAAGCTGTAGAAGCATATATCAAAGACATTCAATCAAAGAGTGACCTTGAGCGTACAGATCTTGCGAAAACAAAGACAGGCGTTTTCACAGGAGCCTATGCGATCAATCCTGTAAACGGAGAAACATTGCCGATCTGGATTGCGGATTACGTTCTTGCATCATACGGAACAGGTGCTGTCATGGCGGTTCCTGGTCACGATGAGCGTGATTTTGAATTCGCCAAAACATTCGGCCTTCCGATGAAGGAAGTTGTGAAAGGCGGAAACGTTGAGGAAGCAGCGTACACTGGCGACGGCGAACACGTGAACTCTGATTTTCTAAACGGCCTTAACAAGCAGGAAGCAATTGCGAAAGTGATCGCTTGGCTGGAAGAAACGAAAAACGGCGAGAAGAAAGTGACATACCGTCTGCGCGACTGGCTCTTCAGCCGCCAGCGTTATTGGGGCGAGCCGATTCCGGTCATTCATTGGGAAGACGGAACATCAACGGCTGTGCCGGAAGAGGAGCTGCCGCTGATTTTGCCGAAAACGGATGAAATCAAACCGAGCGGAACAGGTGAATCACCGCTTGCGAACATCAAAGAGTGGGTGGAAGTCACAGACCCTGAGACAGGGAAAAAAGGAAGAAGAGAAACGAATACAATGCCGCAATGGGCGGGAAGCTGCTGGTATTTCTTGCGCTATATTGATCCGCGTAACCCGGATCAGCTGGCATCACCAGAGAAATTGGAAAAATGGCTTCCGGTTGATATGTATATCGGCGGCGCAGAACATGCCGTGCTTCACCTTCTGTATGCCCGCTTCTGGCATAAGTTCCTTTATGATATCGGTGTAGTGCCGACGAAAGAACCGTTCCAAAAGCTGTACAACCAAGGAATGATTCTCGGCGAAAACAACGAAAAAATGAGTAAATCTAAAGGGAACGTTGTCAACCCTGACGAAATCGTTGCCTCTCACGGCGCTGATACGCTAAGATTGTACGAAATGTTCATGGGACCGCTTGATGCTTCAATCGCCTGGTCTGAATCAGGCTTAGACGGCGCGCGCCGCTTCCTTGACCGTGTATGGCGCCTGTTTGTTGAAGAAAGCGGTGAGCTTAATGGCAAAATCGTTGAAGGCGCTGGTGAAACATTGGAGCGCGTATATCATGAAACGGTCATGAAAGTCACAGATCATTACGAAGGCCTTCGTTTCAACACGGGTATTTCCCAGCTGATGGTCTTTATTAATGAAGCTTATAAAGCGTCAGATCTGCCAAAAGAATATATGGAAGGCTTCGTAAAGCTTCTTTCTCCAATCGCGCCTCACTTAGCGGAAGAGCTATGGGAGAAGCTTGGCCATTCAGGCACGATTGCATACGAAGCTTGGCCTGTATATGATGAAACAAAACTTGTGGATGATGAAGTTGAAATCGTTGTTCAGCTGAACGGAAAAGTAAAAGCGAAATTACAGGTTCCTGCCGATGCGACGAAAGAACAGCTGGAACAGCTTGCTCAAGCAGATGAAAAGGTCCAAGAGCAGCTTGAAGGCAAAACGATTCGAAAAATCATCGCGGTGCCTGGCAAGCTTGTCAATATTGTGGCAAACTAA
- a CDS encoding MFS transporter: protein MPRALKILVIGMFINVTGASFLWPLNTIYIHNHLGKSLTVAGLVLMLNSGASVVGNLSGGFLFDKIGGFKSIMLGIAITLASLLGLVFFHDWPAYIVLLTIVGFGSGIVFPASYAMAGSVWPEGGRKAFNAIYVAQNAGVAVGSALGGAVASFSFSYVFLANAVLYMAFFFIVYFGFRNIQTKDASQTSVLDYDAVNSKAKFAALIILSSGYVLGWLAYSQWSTTIASYTQSIGISLSLYSVLWTVNGILIVFGQPLVSFVVKKWAESLKAQMVIGFIIFIVSFSMLLTAKHFLMFLAAMVILTIGEMLVWPAVPTIANQLAPKGKEGFYQGFVNSAATGGRMIGPLFGGLLVDHFGIQALVLSLLVLLMISIATTLLYDKRIKPAKETNKQASISS from the coding sequence ATGCCGCGTGCTCTTAAAATTTTAGTTATTGGAATGTTTATTAATGTGACGGGTGCTTCTTTTTTATGGCCGCTGAATACGATTTATATCCATAATCATTTAGGGAAGTCGTTAACAGTAGCCGGGCTTGTTTTGATGCTGAATTCAGGCGCCAGTGTGGTCGGGAATTTAAGCGGCGGTTTTTTGTTTGATAAAATCGGCGGCTTTAAATCAATTATGCTCGGGATTGCGATTACGTTGGCAAGCCTGCTGGGCCTTGTCTTTTTTCATGATTGGCCGGCCTACATTGTGCTGCTGACCATTGTGGGATTTGGTTCCGGTATTGTTTTTCCGGCAAGCTATGCAATGGCTGGATCGGTCTGGCCTGAAGGGGGAAGAAAGGCATTTAATGCGATCTATGTCGCACAAAACGCGGGTGTGGCCGTCGGCTCAGCACTTGGCGGTGCCGTGGCTTCTTTCTCGTTTTCATATGTATTTTTGGCGAATGCTGTATTGTATATGGCCTTTTTCTTTATCGTATATTTCGGATTTCGAAATATTCAGACGAAGGACGCGTCCCAAACGTCTGTGCTTGATTATGATGCTGTAAACAGCAAAGCGAAATTTGCCGCGCTCATCATATTAAGCAGCGGCTATGTACTCGGATGGCTGGCTTATTCTCAATGGTCTACCACGATTGCTTCGTACACGCAAAGCATTGGAATATCCCTTTCCTTATACAGTGTGCTGTGGACGGTCAACGGAATTTTAATTGTGTTTGGCCAGCCGCTTGTCAGCTTTGTGGTGAAAAAATGGGCGGAGTCTCTGAAGGCGCAAATGGTCATCGGATTTATCATTTTTATTGTATCCTTCAGTATGCTGCTGACGGCAAAGCACTTCCTGATGTTTCTGGCTGCCATGGTGATCCTGACCATCGGGGAAATGCTTGTCTGGCCTGCGGTGCCGACAATAGCCAACCAGCTTGCCCCTAAAGGGAAGGAAGGATTTTATCAAGGTTTTGTCAACAGCGCGGCGACAGGCGGCAGAATGATTGGTCCGTTGTTCGGCGGTTTGCTTGTCGATCATTTCGGCATTCAGGCTCTTGTGTTGTCTCTTTTGGTTTTGCTGATGATCAGTATCGCCACAACGCTTTTATATGACAAACGGATAAAACCGGCTAAAGAAACAAATAAACAAGCATCAATCTCTTCATAA
- a CDS encoding rhodanese-like domain-containing protein, which translates to MEIKEISTAALKEKIEAEEELYLIDVREDEEVAEGMIPQAVHIRMGDIPEKMDTLDKDKEYVFICRSGMRSMNVCRYLDEQGFKTVNVEGGMMAWEGETKPKN; encoded by the coding sequence TTGGAGATAAAAGAAATCAGCACAGCCGCTTTAAAAGAAAAAATTGAGGCGGAGGAAGAGTTATATTTGATTGATGTCAGAGAAGATGAAGAGGTGGCGGAAGGCATGATCCCGCAAGCCGTTCATATTCGCATGGGGGATATTCCTGAAAAAATGGATACCCTTGATAAAGACAAAGAGTACGTGTTTATCTGCCGCTCAGGAATGCGCAGCATGAATGTCTGCAGGTACTTGGATGAGCAGGGCTTTAAAACCGTCAACGTTGAAGGCGGCATGATGGCCTGGGAAGGCGAAACAAAACCAAAAAACTAG
- a CDS encoding blue-light photoreceptor has protein sequence MASFQSFGIQGQLEVIKKALDHARVGVVITDPALEDNPIVYVNQGFVQMTGYEAGEILGNNCRFLQGKHTDPTEVENIRTALQHKEPVTVQIQNYKKDGTLFWNELNIDPLEIEGKAYFVGIQKDITRQKEYDKLLEDSLTEITALSTPIVPIRNGVSALPLVGNLTEERFNSIVCTLTNILSTSKDDYLIIDLSGLAQVNEQTADQIFKLSHLLKLTGTELIITGIKPELAMKMNKLDANFSSLQTYSNVKDAVNVLPIM, from the coding sequence ATGGCTAGTTTTCAATCATTTGGAATACAAGGACAGCTGGAAGTCATCAAAAAAGCGCTTGATCATGCGCGAGTCGGTGTGGTCATTACAGACCCCGCACTTGAAGATAATCCTATTGTCTACGTAAACCAAGGCTTTGTTCAAATGACCGGCTATGAAGCCGGAGAGATTTTAGGAAATAACTGCCGCTTCTTACAGGGGAAACACACAGACCCCACTGAAGTAGAAAACATTAGAACCGCTTTACAACATAAAGAGCCGGTTACCGTTCAGATCCAAAACTACAAAAAAGACGGAACGTTATTCTGGAATGAATTGAATATTGACCCGCTCGAGATTGAAGGCAAGGCTTATTTTGTCGGCATTCAAAAAGATATCACCCGGCAAAAAGAGTATGACAAGCTTCTCGAGGATTCCCTCACAGAAATCACTGCACTTTCAACGCCTATTGTCCCGATTCGCAACGGCGTTTCGGCTCTTCCGCTAGTCGGCAACCTGACAGAGGAGCGATTTAATTCCATCGTCTGCACATTGACGAATATCTTATCAACATCCAAAGATGATTATTTGATCATTGATTTATCAGGGCTGGCACAAGTGAATGAACAAACCGCCGATCAAATTTTCAAGCTGAGCCATTTGCTGAAATTAACCGGAACCGAATTAATCATTACCGGCATTAAACCTGAATTGGCCATGAAAATGAATAAACTGGACGCCAATTTTTCATCGCTGCAAACATATTCAAATGTAAAGGATGCCGTTAACGTGCTTCCGATCATGTAA
- a CDS encoding FtsX-like permease family protein, producing MNINQLILRNLKKNLRNYYLYVFALIFSVALYFAFVTLQYDPAINEVKSSIKGAAAIKTASILLVVVVSIFILYANTIFIKRRSKEIGLFQLIGMTKHKIFRILSAENMMLYFSSLAIGVAAGFSISKLVLMILFKIVDVKADAKLHFSGQALIQTIIVFCGIYLLIMVMNYTFIKKQSILSLFKVTSSTEDQVKRISFFQMLIGALGIVLILTGYYVSSELFGGKFKTLNELFGAMSFILGTVIVGTFLFYKGSVTFISNIIRKSKGGYLHISEVLSLSSIMFRMKSNALLLTIITTVSALAIGLLSLAYISYYSAEKTAEQNVAADFSFMNEKDAKTFESSLNERNISYVKKETPFLQVNVDIANIMDGDPKEMQGDPHNMQLAVVSDKEVEQVDVPEEEAVLSGYNDLLQKIMGLKDSGSIKVKSKHKTTSLQYKGLRKEFLLSFPFTSGGLPAVIVDDSLFQYLNKNKDPRIQLAQSECITVNVKHEDQLDKANELFQKVNKKDQHLSRLDASIAQKSLFGIVMFIVGFLGLTFLITSGCILYFKQMGESEDEKPNYTILRKLGFTQGDLMKGIRIKQMYNFGIPLVVGLFHSYFAVQSGWFLFGSEVWAPMILVMVLYTALYSIFGFLSVLYYKKVIKSSL from the coding sequence ATGAACATTAATCAGCTCATCCTAAGAAATCTGAAAAAGAATCTTCGGAATTACTATTTGTATGTGTTTGCGCTGATTTTTAGCGTGGCGCTTTATTTCGCCTTTGTCACACTCCAATATGATCCTGCGATTAATGAAGTGAAGTCTTCAATCAAGGGAGCCGCTGCCATTAAAACCGCTTCGATTTTGCTTGTGGTCGTGGTGTCGATCTTCATATTATATGCCAATACGATTTTTATTAAGAGACGGAGTAAAGAAATCGGGCTTTTTCAATTAATCGGAATGACGAAGCATAAAATCTTTCGCATCTTAAGTGCGGAAAATATGATGCTGTATTTCAGTTCCTTAGCGATCGGGGTAGCTGCGGGGTTTTCGATATCGAAGCTTGTCCTGATGATTCTGTTCAAAATTGTCGACGTCAAAGCTGATGCGAAACTGCATTTTTCCGGTCAGGCCTTGATCCAAACGATCATTGTATTCTGCGGCATTTACCTTTTAATCATGGTGATGAATTATACGTTTATCAAAAAACAAAGTATTTTATCTTTGTTTAAAGTGACGTCATCTACTGAAGACCAAGTGAAGAGAATATCATTTTTCCAGATGCTGATCGGCGCTTTAGGCATCGTGCTGATTTTGACAGGATACTATGTGTCTTCTGAGCTGTTTGGCGGTAAATTTAAGACCCTGAATGAACTGTTCGGCGCGATGAGCTTTATTCTGGGGACTGTCATTGTCGGAACGTTTCTCTTTTATAAAGGTTCGGTTACGTTTATCTCGAACATCATTCGAAAAAGCAAGGGCGGCTACTTACATATCTCCGAAGTCCTGTCACTGTCATCAATCATGTTCAGAATGAAATCGAACGCGTTGTTATTGACGATTATTACAACCGTTTCAGCGCTCGCCATTGGGCTGTTATCGCTCGCTTATATTTCGTATTACTCGGCAGAAAAGACCGCTGAACAAAATGTAGCGGCTGATTTTTCATTTATGAATGAGAAAGATGCCAAAACATTTGAAAGCAGTTTGAATGAACGCAACATTTCATATGTGAAAAAAGAAACCCCTTTCCTGCAAGTGAATGTTGACATTGCAAATATTATGGATGGAGACCCGAAGGAAATGCAGGGTGACCCCCATAACATGCAGCTTGCGGTTGTGAGTGACAAAGAGGTGGAACAGGTCGATGTGCCAGAAGAAGAAGCCGTTTTATCCGGATATAACGATTTACTGCAAAAAATCATGGGCTTAAAAGATTCAGGCAGCATAAAAGTGAAAAGCAAGCATAAGACGACATCTCTACAATACAAAGGGTTAAGGAAAGAATTTCTTCTCTCCTTTCCGTTTACGAGCGGGGGATTGCCCGCTGTCATAGTGGATGACAGCCTGTTTCAATATCTGAACAAAAACAAAGATCCCCGTATTCAGCTGGCGCAATCTGAATGTATCACCGTCAATGTGAAGCATGAAGACCAGCTGGATAAAGCGAATGAGCTATTTCAAAAGGTGAACAAGAAAGACCAGCATTTATCAAGGCTGGATGCAAGCATCGCACAAAAATCACTATTTGGTATCGTGATGTTCATCGTTGGCTTCTTAGGATTAACGTTTCTGATTACATCTGGTTGTATCCTTTATTTTAAACAAATGGGTGAGAGTGAAGATGAAAAACCGAATTATACGATTTTGAGAAAACTCGGGTTTACACAAGGCGATTTGATGAAGGGAATACGCATCAAACAAATGTATAACTTCGGCATTCCGCTTGTTGTCGGCCTCTTCCACAGCTACTTTGCCGTCCAATCCGGCTGGTTCTTATTCGGATCAGAGGTGTGGGCGCCGATGATTCTGGTGATGGTGTTATACACCGCGCTCTACTCCATTTTTGGCTTTCTGTCCGTTCTTTATTATAAGAAGGTTATTAAATCGTCGTTGTGA